Within Rhododendron vialii isolate Sample 1 chromosome 12a, ASM3025357v1, the genomic segment AACTCatgataataaaagagaccttgatggattaggtgtcttttaataattatctctaaggccctcttctcttctctataaaaggtagaatactcaccccttattcatacggtttttccatcaattaaagtactggggtattctagaaaagtagagacagagagaagaaggtgagccaagaattaaggtgtttctaattaaggggtttgttctctctaatcACGATGGCCAACAAAGGTACGCTATTTATTATTCTTaagatgtgttgaattcaagatcctgttatatctgttttccgcaTAATGGTTTTAATACAGATACAGATTTACAGTTGGAATCAGAGCATGGTTTTCTGAATCGATACATCTTGGAATTTAATTATGTGAAACATACTGGCTTGTTAGATTTCTCGACCAACGAACGACGTGAATCGTTGGATCCAATATTCATGTTACTAGTATACAGTCACGTCTTTCTTTTGGCTACTGTTTCATATTAATTAGTTTATAATATGACAAAGAAGGTTTTTGTTTCTATGATTGGCATTAAAATTATATTATGAAATTCGCCAATAAGATTTGATATTATCTGTGGCTTCAATGGATCTTTACTGCCGTAGATGTGTATGGTGATTGGGTAACTTGTTTGATTGGTAAACTGATCGAAATCAATATGATTAAGGTAATGATTTTGTATTACTCCTAAGTTTGTCttcttatataaaatatataataaGATTAAGTTTATGAAGCTTGACATATTACGCACTGTTGTCATTGCCGTCATTGATTCAACGGGCTAATCCGTTTTACTTGTTACTGGATTAGCTACTGTAGAGACTAAGGAGATCCATGATTTCTAAAATTGGACATGAATATTGGGTTTTCTATTATTTATCGTTGAACCCAGAAAGTTTTGGATGTGCCGTGATTGATTTTACACCTTTGTAACTAATAGTTCCACTCATGTTGTTGCTACTATTCGCATGTGGTGATTGGGCAAATCATTTTATGGTTAATTGATTGACTCTCTCGATTTTATTGAATTATTGCTTTTCTAATCATAATTAATGGGCTGGAAAACATATACATGTTTTTGGTAATGTATGTATGAATATTGTTTTCGTTATGGTCATGGTcagtaaaataaataaaaaaacaatcatAACTACATGCTTGCAAATTAATCTGTTTTTTTGTCAGATTATGTTTTCTGCaattatgtatgattttttttttaaagcattAAATTGGGAAAGTTTTCTATTATTGTGTTGCCGTATATGTGAGAGTTATGGTTAGATTGAATGTCATGAACGGATTATCAATCACATAAAAGAATACTTagttgtatattttatttttcggtagTAGTGATTGAATAACAGAATGACATCCGCATAACTCGAATAAAAGAATAGAGTATATCATTGGATAGTTTAATATTCATAGGAATTACTAATttggtagtcaccaaagtgGCCTAGGTTAGCGAAACTTATAATTATTAAACTACATCAAAGTTTTGTTAAAAGGGTAACAATTAAGTCAATGATATTCTCGATTGCAGTCATAATTATAAGAATGGGACTAGGCCCAAAGGAGAGTCACATTTAAATAATTATGAACTGGGTAGGGTGAGTAATTTATGCAACTTAGCGGGTTAGGATTGGATATCCAAAGATAACATGACTAACTTGATGAGCtgtataaattatttagacctACTTAGGTGATTATGTTGCACCTAATTAATGAGTTAACAATAGGTATGCTTAGGTTTCGCCCAAAGGAGGACCTAGGTGATGTCAATAGTTCATCATTATAAATGTTTACAATTCTCAAAGTTTCTTATTAAGTATTGTCCTATTTTATTTCAGTTACAGTTCCTGTTTCACTGCACTCTCATGTATCCAATGTTCCAACCCTCACTGGACCAAATTTTTCGGAATGGTCTGAGCATATTCAGTTCACACTGGGTGTATTGGACCTTGATATGGCTTTACTTATTGAAAAACCTGTGGAAATTACTGATGAAAGTTCCGAGGATCAAGtgttcaatttcaattcatGGGAAAGGTCGAACAAGCTCAGTTTAATGTTCATGAAGATGACCATTGCGAATAACATCAAAACCTCCCTACCACAGAATACTAATGCACTAGAATACTTAAAGGCTGTGGAAGACCGCTTTAAATCTGCTGAAAAGTCACTCGCTGGCACAATTATGGCTGAATTAACCACCATGAAATGTGATGGTAGTCGTGGAGTTCAAGAGCACATCTTGAACATGTCTGACAAAGCTGCAAAGCTTGCAACCTTGGGAATGAAAGTGGATGAGTCCTTCCTTGTTCAGTTTATACTCAACTCACTTCCAGCACAGTTTGGCCCATTCAAAATTCACTATAACACCAATAAAGACAAGTGGAGTTTGAATGAGCTAACTAACATGTGTGTTCAGGAGGAAGTGAGATTGAGAGGGGAAGGGCGTCACACTGCATTGGCAGTGACTCAAGTTGCTATGAAGAAAAAGGGTAAAGCAAAGAAGTATCCACCAAAGAAAGCCAATGGACCTGGGGAAAGTAGCCAGGCTCATGGAAATAAATGTTTCATAGTCAAGTGTCACTTTTGTGGCAAGAAGGGACATGTGAAGAAGGACTGTAACAAGCGAAGGCTTGGTTCGAAAAGAAgggtaataatttttcttttgtatgttaCGAATCAAATCTTGCTGAAGTTCCTTCTAATACTTGGTGGATTGATTCTGGTGCTACGACTCACATTACGAATTCCTTGCATGGATACCTTTCAACCCGAAAACCGAAGAAAAGTGAGAGATTTGTCTTTATGGGGAACCGTCTCAAGGCTGAAGTGGTAGCTGTTGGTACCTATCGCTTGGTTTTAGAGACGGGTCATCAGATAGATCTTGAAGACACTTtttatgttccctctatttttaggaatttggtttctttatcTAGATTAGATTGTTCTGGATATTCAGTTTCATTTGGTTGTCGAAAACTCAAATTGATGTTTAATTCAATAATGGTTGGTTCTGGTGATTTATATGATGGTTTATATAAAATTGCCTTGAATCATGAGTTTGCACAATCATTAGTGACCCTGTATTCGGATGTTGGTTTAAAACGTGGTCGAATTGATGAAAAATCTTTTACCATGTGGCATAGACGATTGGGGCATATCTCCAAGGACAGAATTGATAGATTGGTGAAGAATGGGATTTTAGAAGACCTAAACTtcactgattttgaaatttgtgtgaATTGCATTAAaggaaagcaaaccaaacacacaaagaaaggTGCCACTAGAAGCAATGCACTTCTTGAGATAATCCATACTGATATTTGCGAAAGTCTTATTCCATGTTTTACTGGACAAAAATACTTTATCACCTTTATAGATGACTTCTCACGTTATGGTTACGTATATCTAATTCATGAAAAGTCTCAAGCCGTTGACATCCTTGAGGCGTACATTACTGAGGTCGAGAGACAATTAGATAGAAAGGTCAAAATAGTGAGGTCAGATAGAGGTGGTGAGTTTTatggaaaatatgatgagtcaggccaaaatcctggcccatTTGCCAAACTATTAGAAAAGCGAGGCATTCATGCTCAATACACAATGCCTGGTACGCCACAGCAGAACGGTGTTGCTGAGAGGCGTAATCGTACACTTATGGATATGGTTAGAAGTATGATGAGTTCTTCAAATGTACCTGTTTCCTTGTGGAGAGAAGCATTAAAGACCGCTATGTATCTCTTAAATATGGTTCCTAGTAAGGTAGTTCCAACTACTCCTTTTGAGTTGTGGACTGGTAGGAAACCCAGTTTAAAACATTTACATATTTGGGGTTGTCCAACGGAAGCTAGAATATATAATCCACAAGAGAAAAAGTTAGATTCTCGAACAatttctggatattttattgGTAATCCAGAAAAGTCTAAAAGGTACAAATTTTACTGTCCTAACCATAGTACGAGAATAGTTGAAACCAGAAATGCGAAATTCCTAGAGAATGGCGAAAATAGTGGGagtgagaaatcaagaaaggttAATTTCGATGAAGAAAGAGTTGATATCCCAACAATTCTTCCTCGTCGAGAAGTTGTTATTCCTCAACCAGTTGAGGAGAATGAACAACATGTAGGTAATGATTCTCCACTTCATGAGAATACTGCCATTGAAAGTATTGTAGAACCACCAAAACAGGCAGTTCTGAGAAGATCTCAGAGGGAAAGAAAGTCTGTCATTTCAGATGATTATGTGGTATATCTACAAGAATCGAATTTCGACATTGGGATTAAGAAAGACCCGGTTTCGTTTTCACAAGCCATGAATAGTGATGATTCTAATAAATGGTTTGACGCTATGAATGATGGGTTGAAATCAATGGACCAGAATAAAGTTTGGGATCTCGTTGAATTGCCTACTAACTGTAAGAAAGTCGGCTGTAAGTGGGTCTTTAAGACTAAGCACGATGCAAAAGGCAATATCGAACGATTTAAGGCCAGACTTGTGGCCAAGGATTTCACTCAGAAAGAAGGCGTTGACTATAAGGAGACCTTCTCTCCTGTGTCAAAGAAGGACTCACTTAGAATCATCTTGGCCCTAGTAGCTCATTATGACTTGGAGCTGCatcagatggatgtgaaaactgCTTTTCTGAATGGTAGTTTGGATGAAGATATTTACATGGAGCAACCTGAAGGATTCGCAATAAAAGGGAAAGAGCATTTGGCATGCAAATTAAAGAGATCCATATATGGTCTTAAACAAGCTTCTAAGCAATGGTACTTAAGGTTTAATGATACCATTACCTCCTTCGGTTTCAAAGAAAATGTTGTTGATCAGTGTATATATCTGAAGGTTAGTGGGAGTAAGTTTATCATTCTGGTgctatatgtggatgatattttgttagccagtaatgaccttggtttagTACATGAAACTAAGGGATATCTCTCGAAGAACTTTAAAATGGTTGATATGGGTGATGCAGCTTATGTTATTGGCATAGAGATCTTTAGAGATCGATCTCGAGGACTGCTAGGACTATCTCAGAAGGGATATATTAACCTAGTTCTAGAGAGATTCAATATGCAGCTTTGCTCAGTAAGTGATGTGCCCATTGTCTAGGGTGACAAATTTAATGAATGCCAGTGCCCAAAGAATGACTtagaaagaaagcaaatggaTGAAATTCATATGCATCAgcattagggagtttgatgtaTGCCCATACTTGCACTAGACCGGATATTAGTTTTGCAGTAGGGATGCTGGGCAGATATCAAAGTAATCCAGGAATGGAACATTGGAAAGCAATGAAGAAGGTTATGAGGTATCTCCAAGGAACTAAGGACTATATGCTTACTTATAGCAAATCGGATCATTTGGATGTGATCGGATACTCGGACTCTGATTTTGCTGGCTGTCACGATTGCAGAAAGTCTACATCAGGTTATGTCTTTCTGGTAGCTGGTGGGGCAGTGTCATCGAAGAGTGTGAAGCAATCCATTATTGCTTCATCTACAATGGAGGCCGAGTTTGTGGCGTGCTTTGAAGCCACAGGTCATGCGTTATGGTTGCGGAACttcatttcttgttttggtGTTGTCGACTCAATTGCCAGACCGATGAAGATTTATTGTGATAATTCCGCTGCAGTTTTCTTCTCTAAGGATGGAAAGTACTCTAGTGGTTCGAAACACATGGAAGTAAAGTACTTGGTTGTTAGAGAATGAGTCCAGAAACAAAGTGTCTATTGAAAACATAAGCACCACTCTTATGATTGTTGATCCGTTGACAAAGGGATTGCCTCCAAAGACATACAAAGAACATGTTATTAGGATAGGTCTTTTGAGCAATACTTGATATTAGTAGTTGAGTGCTTATTGTTATTGACACTATTTAGcgcaaataaaaaattttgtttctaattttCCTGTTTCTAATTATGCGTGcacattttattttggattatgtTCAACAGGAAATGTCttgacaagaaaaattacagGGGCTTTAGGCATTACAGcctaaataatgatatttttcctATTATGGACTTGATTAGTGAAGGTTATCAATGGTGTGGTGCATAGAAGGGAATGTGGCATGGTGCTATACAACCGCTATGACTCACATTGGTGGTCTGAATTAATCACAGTATTAAGGTTTCTAATTGATTTGAACCTATTGGCTATTTTTAAATCCGTGATCACGTGTCAAAGTTTTTTTGTGTGGAGCCCACTCGagtcattttaaacaaaatgcatattttgaagAAGTACACTTTGCATCACAATCGGCTTGATAggccaagtgggagaatgttagtttttttcccattagtgtggcccactaaccttcacgttttgtgcatgtgggactCTAATATCAGtaagccaatgaagtgatatggttcattacgataactaattagaattataGATTAAGAAAAACTCatgataataaaagagaccttgatggactatgtgtcttttaataattatctctaaggtcttcttctcttctctataaaaggtagaatactcaccccttattcatacggtttttccatcaattaaagtactggggtattctagaaaagtaaagacagagagaagaaggtgagccaaaaattaaggtgtttctaattaagaggtttgttctctctaatcacgatggccaacaaaggtacgctatttattgtttttgaaatgtgttgaattcaagatccagttatatctgttttccgcaTAATAATTTTAATACAGATACAGATTTACACAAacctcttccaaaaaaaaactccaatgatcccaaaaacttaaaaataaaatcaacaatAAGGCGCCAAAACCGGCTGACACATCCCTTGCTATTCGATCTCTTTAAACTAGTGTCCAGAAAGTTAATGAGAAAATACAAAGAGACatcaaataaaattatttggCTAACAAGAGGCGTCAAATTAACAGAGTTTTTACTGTATATTCAAATAAGCAACTTTCCATTGGTTTTCCAACTTGAAGCTGAAAATTGTAGAAAAACAAGGCTATGCCCAAATAAGCAGTTCAAGCAAAATGCCAAAAAGCAGGCATTAGTAAATAAGCAGAGTTCCATCGCAAGATTGTACCTTCAAAATTGCGAATTACATTCGACAACCCATATATTAGTATCAAAATGTCAAAACAGTACATAAATAGGTTTTGTAAGTACAGAAAAACACAAGTATCTGCATTTAGAAGAGAAGGTTACGATCCATGGCAGAAGTGCCCCGTCCCCCAAACACCCTCTCCCCAAACACCAACTTAATGGTGCAAGACATCATCAGTTGAtcacttcaaaatttcaatcaaaTGAGTTCTCTACTTCTTGACAGACAAACCAGAAGCCACAACAAAACAGACAAGTTGATGCAGGAAATGTAAATTGTATGGTAGAGGGGCCTCCTCAAATTGCAGAAATATATCTCCATTGCTCAGAAACTCCTATATATTCAGGAAAAAGAGTCCAAAACTTCGAAGCCCTGCTTGGGCTTCTTTTTAAAATTGCTTCAGTACTTTGAATAACCCCAAAATGTGTACTCATTTAGCTTTGTCAAGCAGCCCTCTACTTTATAGGCGACTTAATTTCCACAGAAGCACCAAAAGTAAAATTCTTCCtcttactttttctttgtttttttcttctgctTTCCGTTAACCACCCCTAACATGTTACTAACATTTGGGGTGGAATAAATTAAATGTAGCTTGGTTTGAATAGAAGTTAGTCCTGACAAAAAGGTAGCTAGCTGCTTGCTCAGTCTGAAGACGAGTCCCCATTAACAAATTCCTCCCCATTTGGCAGATTTAGTGCGCTTTCTTGATGGTTTTCCTCACTGGTAATGGCTCTAGTTTTGCTGGGTCTTGATCGGATGTTGACGCCCATAGGGAATGGCACCTGCATATAGGGAACTCCAGTCTAAGATCTCTTTATCATTTTACTGTCCTATTGGTATTGTAATTGCTATTAGGTGTCTCCAGACTCTCCAGATTCACAGAGATGAATATCTTGTggaatgaaaggaaaaaaatggaaacttaaaagagagagagcagtTTACAAATTTCTTTGGTTTATAACGAGGACACTAACGGGAAAGCCCGCCACCAACTTCACATGCTTTGCCGAAATTCTCATAGATATGGCAAAAGCTCTAGATGACATAACAGTTGTAACTTGTGCATGTTTAAGTAACGGTTATATACCTGATCACCTGCATTGGGACCATCAGTGTTGAAGAGGATTGGCCGACATCGCTTATCCTCATTCATCAAGCTTGAGTTCTGAAAATGAGCAATGAGAGCAGCTTTTCCCTGTATGCGAGCATAAGCAAGTGTTGCAACCTTTTCGCTGTTAAACTTTTCCCATTTCTTTCCATTAAATGCCTGTGAATAATAAGTTGGCTTATCTGTTAGCAAGATTGCTCATTAAATTGCAAATCAAAATATCTATCCAGGGACCTGTCACAATAgcaggaaataaaaaaaaatgggcggGCGcgcaagggggggggggggggggggggggggggggggggggagtggTTGGGGGGTTGGATGGGTAATGGCATCTTTCACCATTCAGAAACAAACCTGATAGAATGGAATTATCATGGAAGGATCAGTCATGTTGATGAATGCATAACCCACATTGCATTTGTTCTGCAGCAAAAGGGGAAAGGCAAATTAATATTTCCAAATAAAAGGTTcttatgggggggggggggggggggggggggtgtggttGGTGGGGTGTTTAGTACTTGCCTTAAAATCGATAGGAAGATAAATAAAATCATAAGTTCCTCTATGGCATTCATCAATTGCAGCTAAAAGCATCTTTGAAGTATACCTAAGATTGAAACCTCATCAGATGAGAAAAACATTTGGAACACTCtaggaaacaaaataaatagataGTTAGGTACTACATACTTGTTAGGAATGTTCTTTATCATAAGTGTTGTCCGGTTGTCTTCTCCTCGCATTATGCGGTCAACGTCAAGTTCAAACTGTTTCTTGTTGTCACCTTGGTTGGAACTGGCTTCACTTCTACGACTCCTAGCCCGTTCATTAGGAGAATCAAAGGAACTCATCATAGGAATCATTTGACCTCGTCCAGGAAACATCATGCACCTTTGATGATGGGACTGCAATCCAACATTTTGGGAAGGTATAGGCAGGTCCATGCAGTTTCCACCAACATGAGGAAAGATATTTTGGGAGACGAATTCCAAATGATGTGGCGAATTACCAGAAATTCTCATGTTCCCAAGAGAACCTGGATGAAAGCCAGAAGCATTGGGGGATTCCCCAGCATAGGAGTGTCGTCTGTCCCAAAGAGAAGGATTTGCAGATGGTGCTGATCCCACATGGTGATTATTCATTGGTAAGATCGTATTCAGCATCTGCGATGGTGCTCTCGAAAGTTGTCCATGCAAACCAGGAGGGGGATGACCAGTGCAAACCCCGTTTACAAATGTTGGTGAGTTTGGCCACATCATGCCTTGAGGCTGAGGTGAATTATTCCACATATAATGATGTCCAGGAGAGGGACAGCTCCCATTTCcggaaaaaccaaaaactgagaAAAGGAGCAGTTATCAGTGAAATTACAGTATCCGTATACAAGGGAATCTGGATAACGGAGTTGTGACAAGAGTTACTCAACAAAACCTCTTCTTGCACTCACCAGCATCATTCAGTTCAAGTGAATGGGCATTTACGTTCGGTTTACAGAATCGTCGGTTCTCATTTCTGTTGCATGGCCTGGCACTAACATTAGCATCCATGACCGGAGAATTGCACTGAGCACCATTAGTTAAACCATCATGATACTCCAGGAAGGAATGAGGATGAAAATCAGGTGTTCCTTGAAATCCAACTTTTAGCTGCCTCTGTGAGTGGCCAGACTCGGGGAAACTGGATTGATTGCCAAGTGATTCAACTCTTACCAAAGAGGATAAACTGTTAGGAACACTAGATGAGAGTCCATGATGGAATGCATTTTCCATGAATGGACCACTAATCGGGGCTCGGATTGCAGGGTGTACCCCTGGAACAGTTCTGTTATCCATGCAAGAAGCTGTGATCCCTGCATGAGAAACTGGCCCTGTAACCAAATATTATGAGCaacacatttttttcttctgcagACTCCAAATCGTCCAATTAACGGAATATCTCATGGGCAGAAATCATACCATGAAATCCTGTTGTTGAGTTACTAGGCGAGCTACAATGGTGTAGATATGGACCAGATTCATCTTGTTCCATATCCGAAGGGAATTGTGGCATCAAACTGCATTGAAgaacaagaaaattgaaataaatCAAATGCAGCATTACCTAAAAATAACCTGTTCAGAGTCGATTACCTATGGCATGCTGCTGAGCTTAGAAGCATTATGTGTAAATGTGCAATAGAAAGATCTACCCAATAAAATTTGTGAGATCGTATACTAAACcacaaagacaatatcaatttttgaaagatatggTTTGGTATATAAAGAACGAATAAGAAAATGCACCAAACAGTAGGGGAAGAATAAATAGAGatcaagaaccaaaaaaaaaagaagtcgcCAATAAGATTGGACAATACCACTGTCTAGCACCCACAGGAGGACTTGGTTCAAGCTTAATCTTCTTCCCTGCAATATCACTGCGGTTCAATGCACAAAGAGCAGCCTCTGCAGCCCTAACATCATAGAATTCTATAAACCTGTGATGACCTCTTTGTGGAGCCTCACGGATCTGCATATTGGAAACAAGGATTGGCATCTCACTGGCATTGTAGTTGAACATTTTTTAAATATGACAGAACTAGGGTTAGAATCTCACCTCCTTAATTTCTCCGTAGACACCAAAAATCTGATGGAGTTCCTCATTTGAAACAGAAGAATCAAGGTTAAAAACCACGAGAATACCGTGATTAATATACTTCTCTGAAGGATTTTCCTGACAAAAGATAATATATGAAGGTGAGAATTTCACGATACAGAACTTGTGCAACAATGGATATGCGGCTAAGACCTACCAATTCAGGTGTGCAGGGTTATCATGATTATCGTGGCATGAATAATGAGAGGTTTGGTGACAAAGAAGACATGCCAATTTTATAATACAAGGATAAGCAGAACAGAATGGTACCTTTGGGATTGAGAAATGTATGTCAAGATTCCTCCGTCTCAATGGTTTGTTCTGAAGTGCTCTCATAGCATTTTGGGATGCTCTTATATCATAATATGCTATCATGACAAAGCCCCTGTGCTTGCATGCTGTATAAAGAGTGTGTATATCCCCAAATTGCTGTATGTGAAATGATAACAAGGGTCACCAATAGGCAAGCAAAATGATCAACGAAATGTAATGAACGACAtcaacaaatgaaaagaaagagaagagaacacATACCTCAAAAAGGGCCTGTAACTCAGAATCTTCCACATTGCTATTTATGTTTCTCACAAACAGTGTTCGTGACGGATGTTCCCTGTAATGTTGGTCCACACCAACCGAACTGAAAGATCCTCCAGAAAATTCAGAATCTCTCTGTCCTGAAGGGAAGCCATCTTCTCCTAAGTCCATCCCTCCAACACTGCTAAAAAAGTCTAAATCTTCAATTTCTTCTCCAGGATTGGATTGGCCCACATAATCAAGCCCATCAGTCACCCCATTGAGCAGGTCATCATCATTAGGGAGGAGATTCCCAATAGTTTGAGCCTCAATTTCCTCAAGGGTTTCAAAAGGTTCCTGATCCTCATAATGGGAGGCAGCAGCACCAACAGAATGGCCATACAGAGCATTATTTGATGTTAATCTCACTGCACCATGGAAACCTTAACATGAACAGACTGTACTTCAAAAATCGCAATTGCACCTAGTTTAAAACAAGGAGCTATGAATTGATTCCATACATCTATCCAATCAGCAGTAGGAAAACATATAACAGTTCAACTATGTTAGCTAGCACCAGCCTGAATAAGTTTCTAATTTAAATCGGCGGCAATAGCTGTGGAACTTCTCTTGTTTTGGGGAGGCTTACATTTTCTGCCAAATAATTCTGACAATGAGCTTGAGAAGAGACCATTCTCGTATTGAGGGCCCATGACATGAATTTCATCACCTTCCATAAAATAAGACGCTGGCTTTGCACTCAAATTTGATCTCATTCCTGGAATATGGTCAACAGGTATCCGAAAGGATTGACTGGCTGCTCTCTCTGCTCCCACTGCATGCTTCTTTAAGCTATAGTTAACTTTTTGGTCTTTGGTAAGGGTAGGATCAGGAAGATCGCAAGATTGCATCCTCTGATGAGATTCGGGTGACATCCGTTTCTCAAGGGGTGATGAAGCAGCAGAATTTCCACCTGCTGTTCCCAATATTCCGTCCACTTTTACACCTGAATAAACGTAGCATCCACAAGGCATAACATCAGTTCAAGAATAGTTCAAGCTACTGCACGGACCCAACATTTAATGCGTTGGTTGTGCAGAAACACAGAAAAGAGAAACTAATACTAGTAGGACTCTTTTTGTAGTCCTTTCAAGTTCCAAAAACAGGAATATAATGAGAGTCCATTCAGCATACATTGCACTTCTCTTGGCAGTAAAAATTTTGAACAATGAAACGAAAGAATTCATAGCGCAAACTCTTCCACATCAtacagaaaagagagaaagaacacAAGGAAAGAGCAAACTCTTCCAAAAGTCCATGAAATGAATGCCAACATGAAGCATCCTGAAAGAAAGGCAGTATGAGAATCTGTATTCCCAAGGGCAAATCAGTAACAATGTCACTTATCTGATAATCCAAATACTGTGGATCAGCTTATTAAGGGAAGCTGCCCGTAATTAAATAATGGAGGCAATGTGGCATGTGATCAAATAGGCGGGAATTGGCCTAGAAGCCAACTATTATCACAAAACCATACTTCGAATTTTAACCTGTCTAATGCCTGGCAGGTCGAAGGTGGCTCCAAACGTTACTCCATATCCCCATCTTCTTCAGGGCTCATGTGTCGGGGACTACTTCttttgggaggagtgtagagtCCAAAGGTACACTGCTGAAAAGAGAGGAAAACCCTCGTTCCCTCATCATTCTTTACAAGATTCCAGAGCTTATGATAACGAGCGAGGCGGATGTGGAAGAGACCAAACATAGAAATATGATGCAAGCTTTGCAGTCCACCTTTTTTTAGAGTGGATGAAGTGGAGAAAGAAGACTCATATTCCCCAAAGAAAAGATGGGTTTCGCTGTTATCTAACATTTCTCATCGAAC encodes:
- the LOC131310157 gene encoding protein MEI2-like 4 isoform X2, yielding MPSERMDGEGLSLPSFFPEEVFYPNERQVGFWKTETMPDHYIDIGVKVDGILGTAGGNSAASSPLEKRMSPESHQRMQSCDLPDPTLTKDQKVNYSLKKHAVGAERAASQSFRIPVDHIPGMRSNLSAKPASYFMEGDEIHVMGPQYENGLFSSSLSELFGRKCFHGAVRLTSNNALYGHSVGAAASHYEDQEPFETLEEIEAQTIGNLLPNDDDLLNGVTDGLDYVGQSNPGEEIEDLDFFSSVGGMDLGEDGFPSGQRDSEFSGGSFSSVGVDQHYREHPSRTLFVRNINSNVEDSELQALFEQFGDIHTLYTACKHRGFVMIAYYDIRASQNAMRALQNKPLRRRNLDIHFSIPKENPSEKYINHGILVVFNLDSSVSNEELHQIFGVYGEIKEIREAPQRGHHRFIEFYDVRAAEAALCALNRSDIAGKKIKLEPSPPVGARHLMPQFPSDMEQDESGPYLHHCSSPSNSTTGFHGPVSHAGITASCMDNRTVPGVHPAIRAPISGPFMENAFHHGLSSSVPNSLSSLVRVESLGNQSSFPESGHSQRQLKVGFQGTPDFHPHSFLEYHDGLTNGAQCNSPVMDANVSARPCNRNENRRFCKPNVNAHSLELNDAVFGFSGNGSCPSPGHHYMWNNSPQPQGMMWPNSPTFVNGVCTGHPPPGLHGQLSRAPSQMLNTILPMNNHHVGSAPSANPSLWDRRHSYAGESPNASGFHPGSLGNMRISGNSPHHLEFVSQNIFPHVGGNCMDLPIPSQNVGLQSHHQRCMMFPGRGQMIPMMSSFDSPNERARSRRSEASSNQGDNKKQFELDVDRIMRGEDNRTTLMIKNIPNKYTSKMLLAAIDECHRGTYDFIYLPIDFKNKCNVGYAFINMTDPSMIIPFYQAFNGKKWEKFNSEKVATLAYARIQGKAALIAHFQNSSLMNEDKRCRPILFNTDGPNAGDQVPFPMGVNIRSRPSKTRAITSEENHQESALNLPNGEEFVNGDSSSD
- the LOC131310157 gene encoding protein MEI2-like 4 isoform X1, translated to MPSERMDGEGLSLPSFFPEEVFYPNERQVGFWKTETMPDHYIDIGVKVDGILGTAGGNSAASSPLEKRMSPESHQRMQSCDLPDPTLTKDQKVNYSLKKHAVGAERAASQSFRIPVDHIPGMRSNLSAKPASYFMEGDEIHVMGPQYENGLFSSSLSELFGRKCFHGAVRLTSNNALYGHSVGAAASHYEDQEPFETLEEIEAQTIGNLLPNDDDLLNGVTDGLDYVGQSNPGEEIEDLDFFSSVGGMDLGEDGFPSGQRDSEFSGGSFSSVGVDQHYREHPSRTLFVRNINSNVEDSELQALFEQFGDIHTLYTACKHRGFVMIAYYDIRASQNAMRALQNKPLRRRNLDIHFSIPKENPSEKYINHGILVVFNLDSSVSNEELHQIFGVYGEIKEIREAPQRGHHRFIEFYDVRAAEAALCALNRSDIAGKKIKLEPSPPVGARQCLMPQFPSDMEQDESGPYLHHCSSPSNSTTGFHGPVSHAGITASCMDNRTVPGVHPAIRAPISGPFMENAFHHGLSSSVPNSLSSLVRVESLGNQSSFPESGHSQRQLKVGFQGTPDFHPHSFLEYHDGLTNGAQCNSPVMDANVSARPCNRNENRRFCKPNVNAHSLELNDAVFGFSGNGSCPSPGHHYMWNNSPQPQGMMWPNSPTFVNGVCTGHPPPGLHGQLSRAPSQMLNTILPMNNHHVGSAPSANPSLWDRRHSYAGESPNASGFHPGSLGNMRISGNSPHHLEFVSQNIFPHVGGNCMDLPIPSQNVGLQSHHQRCMMFPGRGQMIPMMSSFDSPNERARSRRSEASSNQGDNKKQFELDVDRIMRGEDNRTTLMIKNIPNKYTSKMLLAAIDECHRGTYDFIYLPIDFKNKCNVGYAFINMTDPSMIIPFYQAFNGKKWEKFNSEKVATLAYARIQGKAALIAHFQNSSLMNEDKRCRPILFNTDGPNAGDQVPFPMGVNIRSRPSKTRAITSEENHQESALNLPNGEEFVNGDSSSD